ATGCAAAGGGCCTATTATTATTCTGGTGAAGGAAATTGCCTTTTTGTTAAACTTACATCCCAtttgattaacccattgactccaggAAGTGAGACTTGTCTACTGGGGGCCTATAGGGTGGCTGAAGGGTCAACGGGTTAACATCCAAAGGTTGTAGGTTGGTAGTACCGGTACTTCTTTCCTCTCTTATGTTTCAAGCAGTTACCTTGTAACTACTGCACAAAATATTTTACATGAAGTAACAATGGccaacaaaattgtaaattaaaaaGAGGACCCCTAAAGTGCACATTTTCTTAGACAACACAAGATATTCCATGTAAACTGACTTGGTGACCAAGAGTTGTCAGCTCTATACAGTGTAAGTCTACAAGGCTCTTTAGCAGGCACaggtcaaaacaaaaaaacaaaaacctaacTTGGTAGGAAAAAAGGTCCAACATGACTGGTTGTAATTTACTCAGAAGATAAGAACATGAACTTTTTAAAACTAATCTCTGTTCCACATTGGAATTCCTGCTGTATTGGTGCCACTTATAGGATACGAACAAGCTACTTAGAAAAGATCACTTCTATAGTGTTATCActcgtgatcagtaaccttgtttttttcaccaaaacaaaagaaaagttaacATTTGCacgataatagagctcaattcccggaggattagttgggtacgcTTACATGGCTGCTGTCCCATTGTGAAAATACTCTATACAGTAATCACGTTTACGGAGATTGTCTCCAGACCCTAACACAAACCTACCTGCCATATGTTGGCCACAGCACTCAGAATACAGTTATATAATATcggacaataaaaaaaattgatgatgcCTCAACAAAATGGTACTGTCAGCTATAGATGGAATGCAtattaaatggcggccaaaaatgtattattttgtttatgcgCTAATTAGACTGACTCCCtctcaagaaacatttcttttgtattttgtccgtgcaaacgaggctagtaagtctaattagcacataaacaaaagaatatttttttggccgccattaatgcattcggtctatacaCCTGTAAAAATTTTCAATGATCAAGTTGGGGTTGACTTTGGGACTGACATCATATCATTACTCTTAAATCTAAAATATGAAGAGGTCAATACCTTTCCTAACATATCTAAAGCATCTGCTTCATGAAACTTGTTGTTATCATGTCTGGCCACCAGCAAAGCCTGCTCAAAACACCTTAACGCATGTGCATCGTCATTTGATTTCATCTGAATACTCCCAATAGAAAGCAGACAACGATACTCTGTATCCCTCAGTCCCTGGTCTCTACAGTCAAAACGTAGAAAAAACAGCCTTATCAATCAATTTTCATAAACTCACTAATAAGTCATAAGCCTACTGACCTATCAAGTGATAGATAATACATCACATACAGTGACTTAATCAAAATATCATtaaggcaaagttaaaaccaagccaatgcagtgGTTTCTCCTGAGGTATTTGGGGGGactccagggaggtttgcaggggcattgccaagTGCTTTGCCTTGAATCACCTTGTTGCTTACTCACTTGCTTTTGGTCTCTGGAAAACCTGGTTCTTCATTTGATTTATCGCCTATTTTCTACAGAGGAAAAGCACTACTTCGTATTTTTTCACTTATAATGATTTTATGCCACCAAAACACACAACTTGCAACAGTTTGAAATGCTTATTTTGACATGGCCACCGACCCAGAAAAACACAAACTCAGATCTCAGATTCTCTTGTCAGTCCAGAACTTTCTGTGTCAAGTTCTTCTTCAGCAGGCTCAGCTAATATTGCGCTCAGTTCATCTTCGGCCCTGGTTTATCTCAGGAATCATTATCTGCTTCCATTGTCAATGCAATATGCCTGCTCCTTGACTCAGGATCCCTCAATAAGCAGACTACAGATTCATCCTTGCCGCCCGCTATGTCTTCGGCTACGTCCACTTTTTTCTTGCCGGCCCAGTTTGCCTGTGGCCTCTTCCACTGCACAATTACCAGCTTCTCCTGGCACAGGTAGCCCTATGTTGGTCCCTTCCTTTGTTAATACGTTCAACAATCGCTCAGCTTGCCCGCGAGCTTGCTCACACCATGTGCTTCATCCTTTTTGCTTGGATCATCGTCCCAACCGTCCTTGCTGTCCCTTCAGAAGCCATTCATTGTTGGACCCGGATTCTTGCTGGTTCCAAACAAAATAGTTCCGCAGATCATCGCTGGAAAGTTAACCAATCTCACTGAAATTCTCTTGGTTAACTTGAGAGAAAGGAAGCCAGAGCCTTAACTTCTTCTTTATGTTAGAGTTGTCTTAACATCTTCTACTAAGCACCCCAAGAGCAAAATTGAAGATATCATTGCTTGGTCAGGAGCTTCTCCATCTCATTTTGATCTTACACACATACTGCCAATTCCAAGGCAACGCCTGGTTGGcggcttacatgtacatgcagctGCCGCTCAATTCACCAGTTGGTCCAGTTTTAACGTTTAGATGTTTAACTTTCATGTGGCTGGCTCTAGCATTCGACGTTCCTCCACAGAACCAAGTGGGAGTTCCTATGCACATGACTGCAAGTCTTGGAATAATGGTTTTTGCATGGCACCCTCTAGCATGAGCTACTTCGCGCATCATTGCTCTGTTTGTTCTACCAACTATCATGCCTTAGATCGTCCTCAGCACAAGAGGCAACCAACCAGATCCCTAAGCCCTGAtagccaaaagaaaaaagaaaattttgattGCTCAATTTATGCCACCTCTATAACTACGTTCTGGTTGTGTGATATTTTGatactacagatgattgtttgCCTTTTGCCTTTCCTTTTTGCTGGAAGGGTTTGCTAGAGTTGCAACTTTATTGCCGTTTTTCGTTCATCTTTATATCAACTTTTCCACATGATTCAATAAGCATTTACATCTTGGAGCGTAATCTTGCCCATTAATTTGGGacaatgttttttctttcagtcttgCTTTCTTGCAAACATGTTACCATACCTATTATCTATAGTATCACGTTACCTTTCCTAGTTTAGGGTATCCAGcaataaattaaatataaattattCTATTAAGGTTCATTTTCCTTCTCCCTTTCTCTTGCAGTTTCTGTGAACTTGCCTCCAGCACCACCCTGACCAGGCCTTGGTGTCTGTGGTCCTTCAGGGTCTTTTACAAGTGACAAGGTTTTCATTTAGGCTTCAACCCTGGTAACTCCCTAAActcataaaaaaagaacaaggcatCTGCTTACCAGCATCCTAACATCATTGATGTGTATTTATCAAACGAAGTTGCTTTGGGACGTGTAGCTGGTCCATTCCCTTACCCTCCAATTTGGATATAATGCATGTTCATAGCTTTGGTGTTGTACCTAAAAAGGGCCCATTAATTAAGTGCCCGCTTATTCTGGACGTGTCATCTCCTATTGGTGCAAGTGTTAATAAACTAAGGAATCAAACCTGAGGATTACCCACTTCAATATATACAAGTTGACGACATCATTAAGATGATCTGCAAATATGGTAAAGGGGACTTGATGGCCAAGTTTGATATTGAGTCTACACATCACAACATTGTTGTTCACCCCTGTGACCAGTACCTCCTTTGCGTGGACTTCTTCAGTTTGTATGGCTCTTGGCTTACCTCTTCACCCTGCAAAGAAGGCGGGTCCTACCACTTGCATGGTTACCCTGGGCATCAAACTTTTTTCTGTGAACCAATTGGCCTGTTTGCCAAATGACAAAATGGATTCTCAGCTTAATTTCCTCCAACATTGGGCTTCGTATCCGAGGTGTACCAAAAGACATCTACAATCCCTTATTGGCCATCTGCAACACACTGGTAAAGTGGTTTGGCCTGGTTGTGCCTATACCCTGCATGATCAATCTGCTCTGACATTTCTGCAGAGATGACCATCCCATCCGTGTCAGCTCTGAATTTAAGAAAGATCTGCAGTGGTGGCTCCAGTACTTGGCTTCCTGGAATGATGTTTACTTTTGTGTTTACCCAGGCCTTTCTCCCCCAGTCAACTTGGAGATGTCCAGTGATGATACCAGGTCTCTGGGGTTTGGGGAGGTCTTCGGCTCACACTGGCTATATGGCAAATAGCCATCAGTATTTCAGTCCTCAGAACTCTTTCCCATAATTGTCTCAGCTCATGTATGGGGTTCCTCCTGGTTTAGACAAGTTGTGCTTTTCCAATATGACAATGAATCTGTGGTGTATATTTTAAACTCTTGTACCTCTACAACCCCTGATGTTATGCATCTCCTCTGCTCACTTCTGATGACAGTTCCTAAGCATAATTTCATATTTACTGCTCAGCACGTTGCTGGTTCTGACAATAAGATCCCTGATGCCTTGTCTCATTTTATTTGGCAGGCCTTTCATCGTCTGGCTCCGCATGCTGATCACCATCCTACAGCCATCCTGCCTCACTTGTGGGAGAGGTTAATTTACCAAGCCTAGAAAAGGACTGCCTTGCCCTGATAGCCCAGGATTTGGCTTCCTCTAGGCATCAAGCCAAGGCTCCACCCCAATGGTTCTCCATGTCCTTATGGTGAGGGAATCCTTTGCTTGTTCGCTACCTATCTCTCCTCTTCGCTTCATTCATCTTCCATCACGATTGACGACGAGTCCTGTGAGGGATAAAGCAGACTCAAGGATCACCAGGTTCCCTCTCCTTCCTATTACAGACCACCACATGCTTGTTATAAACAAGTCACTCTCTTTTGCCAACCAAGATCATGCACATTCTGGGCCGCATCCACTCTTGCCTGTTTTGGTTTTCTCTGCTCCCCAGACCGAATTTAGTTTCATCCTTATCAGCCTTCAACCCCATCATCCACCGGTCAGTCTGTGACATTGCTGTGGATTGCCTCGCCTTGCCTTCCTGCCTTCAAATTAGCATCAAAGCCTGAGACTGACCTTTTCTCTTCCTGTCTTCAAATTATCAGGCTTGGCTTGCTGTTCGGCCCCACACGTCTTGCTTGGGTTGTGGGTATTGGTGCTTGAGGTGTTTTCTTGGGGTAAGGATGGTCCCATGGCCTCCGGTCCACAGACCTTCCTCTTTCCAACCACCTGCTTGCTTGGTGAATACCCTTGgtaggtggactgtggctcagttgccatggtgacctaaGTGCTCCTCTCTAATGCTACCTTAACAGTGCTCACCTACCCTGCAGTAAATTGGTGTAATGTTttaatactaattattattattgtcgcCACAAAATTAACACTTACCTGGCAATGACCAGTGCCTTTTCCATGAAACTCTTTGCCCTAGTACAGTCTTCCTGGGAGTCCTTCTCATATGTGAGACCAAGGTTCAAATACAACCTTGATTTCATTTCCAACAACTGCTTGTTAGAAACAGTTCCCCCCTGCAGTTTCTCAACGGCAGATAAACTTTTTAAATAAGCTGCTTGAGACTCCAACAAATACTCTTCCTGTTCGTCAGGGCTAATAGCATCACCTGAATGAACAAACCATGTGCGTCCAATTGTAGCTAATGCTCGCTGTTCCTCAACAAGGTTGTTTGCAGACTGTGCAAGCTGCCaatcaagaataaaatatataaataagaaataaaatcatTGTTTTGCTCTCCTTGAAAAACCTAAAAAGGCAGACTTACAAAAATATGTACATTGGGTTGATCCAGAGGATAATATCCATACCTCctccacaataataataataataataataataataataataataataataataataataataataataataataataataataataataataataattcttgactTTCTGAGAGCACTGCTTAGCCTCACCCCCAAACCTGGGACTTAGAGACAAAGCATCTTCTGGAGGAGTAGGGTGGTCTCGATGACTGTGGATGTCTGCATTCTTCCCAAAAtctttgtaataattataataaaagttATAAAAATAATACTGAACATTCAGGATTCACAATAGAATTTTGAACAGCCGTTGCTGTGCTAATTTCAGCCATAACAGTGCAAGAGACTTACTCAATGATCTACTGATCATCAATCAAGATGGTTTTTATAGGTGTTACATTTAGTAGTGACACCTGCGACAGGTGTTACGGTTTATGGGTTCAATTGAGAACCCTGATTATTTCAAGTACATTTAGCGTTGAGGCACTTATCCTGGGATGCTGTGcagaatcaaatcaaatcaaaacatATTAATTTATTATCAAACCATAGGTTGGTTTTGACGAGACAGGAAAACTACcttgggtgccagaggaatttttttccaaggTCCAAGACAAAGCTACGTGTgtcaaaggaaaagacagaggactgaaaaaaaaacctttcgtGGCACAGTCCGGAGCCTCAGTTCCATGCAGAAAGTCAGTTCAGATTTCTCGGCAAACCAGTTTTTGCCTGCCTAGGGGATGCACTGAAACTTGTACATCACCGAACATTCCTGGAATTTGTCATTACACTGTTTTCATAATTTTGGAGCAATTTAAGTGATATTGTGTTGATTTTAGGTTGCGTTTTGATTTATTTGGGGAGAACTTGTTTTCCAAAGAGCAAAACTTTAttgtcaaacatgttttaaaacacGATTTCAACACCAAAGAGATCACAATTGCCTAAAGTGCAGTACAGAACACTTCAAAATGTGAGAATATCTCCCTTCCCTGTTTCATCACTTAAGTCCTGCATTCCCGTTGGCAAGCTCAGCTTTTTCTCTTGAATTTCTAAAGAGTTAATTTTCTTGATGTCTCGAACTGGACACTTGACAAAGAGGTCTCCACACCAACTTTTCATCTTGATTCTTTATTTCTCTTTGAGACTTCTTAATCCCTGGATCTTGTAACACCTCTGAACTCTAGATATAAAGCACTCTTACTACAATTACATGTACTCCGGTAACCCCTCTCTATGCACAACTGACAGACAACAACAACTCCATCAAAATCCACTTTTCtatatatactaattattcTGAATATAGTTAATTTCATCTAACACTTGTGTATCACATGATTCTAGCATTTTCCATGACTTTCACCACTAAGCATGACAGCAGTTTTCATGTACCGGTAATCTTGAATGTTCTGAAAAACTCACTTAACATCATCACCTATAACTAGAAGGCTTCAGAATCTAGATTCATCACATCGATCACTGTCAAATTAGCTTGAGAGACCTCTCTCAAAGGCGAATCGATAAGCAAatttaactacatgtacaccTACGATTACAATAGTTTTTTCGCGTTGTCAAAGCCGTTACTCTGGCTTTGAGGCAGCACATTGTAAGCTTCCTCGCCTGTTGAGAAGCTCTCTCTTAAGTGGCTTTGATTTCTGAATTGATTTCGGGAGAATGTTCTTTTCCTCTCAGGCTGAAGTCACACAAAGCTGTTTGTTGCATCGTGTGACTGTTGAAAACCAGTTTTTTGATTTATCCAATCAGAAACTCTCTCAAATGTAATGTCCAATCTGCGAACAAGTTCAATTTTTGAACTGATTTCCTGCTTAAAACTGAAGCTGCGGGCTTGTGCCACCAAAGgtattttctttcagttttcaGTCATTGCCTCTGATTCGCGTAGCACTCTCTTggacctttgaaaaaaattcctctggcaccaggggtaggggaaaaccagagtaccgaGTGAAAAACCTCCCagggcagagtagagaaccagggAAGTGAACctggaccacattggtgggaggcaagtactctcaccactgcaccactGCTGCTCCCTACATTCTAGTCAATTCAATACAAGAGACATCCACTTTCTGAACCTCTCCTCATGGCTTGAGACAAATATTATTGCCAACTAGCTAAGgcaaaaaaactaaattttcaaaCATAGTTTTGACTTTGAGTgcacaaaattttacattattgcTTACTGGAAAAGTACTGGATGTACCTCAAGATGTAAATTTTGATGGAACAGGGCTTCTTTGTACTTCTTCAATGCACATAGGCACTCTCCTACTTTCCTGTGAGCAACAGCACTTCCAATTGTATCCTGGGTTGCTTCAGATAACTGTACTTCTCTGGAGTGTTCTTTCACAGCCTTTTCATAGTatcctacatgtatgtaaatcacaaaataataattgttcGTATGTAAAAATCACTGGCTAAAATTACGTCTCTCAAAACTCTTCACCTCCTTGAGTCTTTGGTGGCGGAGCAGCTCTTGTAAGTGGGTAGTAATTATTTGTCTTGCAGACTGACTGCTGAGCAGATGATTAGTGTAGGTCTCTGTTTTCACTGTTAAgtcttttgttttcatattaggcagcaagccaatcacattctCCCACACAGGGGCTGCTACTGTACAATGCCCTGATAATTTACACCACTCAGGCAAAAGCCATATAACTTTAGAACAATTAACACACTCAGGTAACAGGAAAAAACTATTtgtaccacaattgcttgtaatcttgcaatctgattggctaatttgccattgtcgataagagtctagacaacgctgctcgcgtcatgcttgcatcaatttgtcacgcaatgtaatagtcaatcaggaacgctcattttgggaaataaaccataattattgcgagaaagttatagacaacgctggCTCTTTctttgtcatgattttggtcacgctttAAAGTAAACCCTTTCTtcggcgttgaatattgtggtaaaaaacaaatcaaaagtggttcagcgttgtctgtactcttatcaacaacgatattCGTGAGTACACTCTATTGGGAAGCTATTCCACACCTGGGTGTTAGATAGCTTATTGACGGCCTTAATATGCGCCACACCTACCTCAGCACAAATGGTAAATAAATAAGATGTTATGACATTCAATATAGCCTTGGTGTAAATCATATTAGCGAGGAAAAAAGGACAACTAGGTAGCCTGAAGCAAAGGCTTTGATTCAAACCATATACAATACTATTATTTGAATATACTTTATTCTTCTCAGTATGGTTTCCAAAATAGGCACATTCACACAAAGGGTGGTATTGCacattttaaccctttgacgggtaaaccggcctaaactggccagacttagtattttactctgtttaacgccggatgattttacttgtcgaTGGGCAACCCCCAGAAGTCATTGGgttaaatgatatttatttgAACATGGAAATTGGAAAATTTACTTGTGGCATATTTATTGACTTGAAGAAGGCATTTGATGCTGTATATCCTCCTTACAAAACATCAAAATTATGGTATCAGAGGTATTGTGCATGACTAGTTTAGGTCTTATTTAACTGGCTGCAAACAATACACCAACATCATTGCTAGTACCAGAAATGTAAACCTCCACCTTGTGAAGCGGACACCACTAAAGCAGTGCTTCgattaatatttatattttaaaattatctgTGCTCACTGTCATCTCAACTTTTTGTGTACCTCTTCCAAAACACTCTAATATTCagaggtttcattagaagccgggcaccggcggtataccgccgtcTGTTTGTCAGAGATTTGTCTCTCACCGCcggctactctgccttgatttttactcaaacccttgtaaaagataAGAGTGACCCCGCTTACATTGATTACCCCAGTCATCTACTGCacaagttattgaaacccctgaataTTGTCTTATTTAATCTTCACATGACCTAATAATCATATTAATTATGTCTTCATACCATATTGAGCTAGCAATTCCCCCACAGCATTGCAGAGTTTGGCCTCTTCAGCCAAATCTCCTTTGTCTTGAGCCCTCAGTTTTTGCTTGTTGAGttctaacaattttaaaaaataagaataatttTCATATCTTGGAAGGCAGAAGAACATCAACTGTGACAACACAATAACTGAACAGTCAATTACAAAATAAAGGGCATTTTTACATGGCTTttttgttgtcatggtaacttaTTATGTCACATTGATGAGTGTATCTTGtaaggggggtggctcttatTACATGTAAACTGTCAAACCATTGCTAAGGACCCCTTCAAACTCAGCAAGTTAAgcatgtttttcacaaatttttaatgcaaccgtatgagaacattctactgtagcacaacaacaggggcggatttaggggtgTGACGAGGGGGACTCGGCCCAAaatttcagttcgtcggagatttattttttgtcaaaatatacaataattttataattttgtaagcagtttgttggagcttttgatttttttagctaaagcatgatttttcgctaatagtatgaccaaagttgtgcgaaaaagctttcaacgttaccggcgttaatgttatccttttgaaatgacgaagaagactggatgagaattacttttctacagtcaacctatttcacagagactgtaacaacgtaaaatcttaatgtctatatatataattatatatattttggttaggtacaatgagaataacattgtgacacgtacgtgcttatgtactgttccatcaaatcaagaaccctgtgttcattgctgccttttacactgccaagcatctttttggattcagggtatgacttagccgttcgttacagggttcgacattggatgttattgaggcatacaggcatattaacgtggtgaaagatcagctggcagatatacgcagggatgcaaaaacagtgtttgcgcattcagtgcatgaaaagattcagaaaatggctaagaaagcagacgtaaagatcaccatcctgcgcacttgtggtatacagacacttcattcgtttcttccaaggctgttgtgacttttgagcgaagagtcacaaaccatgcatcattataaccacagcttataattttattcaatatggaatcctgatattttactttccagattgcaccagattgcatgtaagagtacccaaattttcaaaattttctggggggcatgcccccagacccccctagaaagtagcgcctaaggcgctaccgaggcgcgctaacgcgcgctgattagtattcttgttcggcccccactttcaaaaaatgctagatccgcccctgcaaaaactgtagcatggattttttAATACcttatttctaaaaaaaattatgtcataaggccctcctttgataccatttttcaaaaattaatatcagttacatttttttgtccaaatggaACTTCCATGCAcacagtttacaaaaaatgatggGGCAGTTCCTGTGGTGTACAGTGGCCAtgtggtgtacagaacaatgcagtaaaatgcctttgggaatttgactctattattatgcaaaacttgtgggaacattttctattgctttttacaccaaaatggccgtctcAACAAGTGGTTTTAAACCAGGAATAGGTTGTTATTTTTCCTGGTGCTGACTGACAGAAACTTGATCCCCCGGAACAATAGTTCAGTCACCGGTGGAACAAAACCCTGTGAGTCCGCCCCAAGTATATGTGGAATCATACTCATTTATTTTGGTAAGCATCAACCCAGTTTGGTGTTTCCTGGGGTGAAGGGATCGATACTGGAATTTCAAGAGACCTCACTCCATTTCTACTTCTGCAAAAGCTTCTGCAACATCCAGGAATGGTGTGCTGTAGTAGACTTAATCTTACAGCTGAGAAATTCCCACACAAAAAGAATACGTACGCTTCAGCTCTCTTTGAAGACTTGCTTCCATTTGCAAAGGTCGATCTTTAGCGTTCACGAGTTTTTATCTCTAGGAAAAGACCAACTGCGACAGTGACAGTCGATGTAAAGACACAATACCACACTGATCATATCCGTTTCTGTTCTTAGTATTACTTTCGCAAGGCTATAAAACTGCTGATCGTCGTGTTTTGTCCTGATTTACATGTAACACGAAGTGCACAGAGTGGAACAACTGTACTcttttcaaaatggaggatcGTTCCCGCGTTCCTGCTGCAAGCCGCTGATTTTTCGCGGGCGGTGCCGGCTAAAACGCCCCCACAATTCTTCTCGTACCCTGCGACTTTTTGTTGACGAAAGTAGAAAGATTGGGGCCCGTAATTTGGGTCGTAATTTGGTTGCGTTGCTGTTGTATTTAGTTGAATGTCGCACCAAAAATCAACTACCGGTTAGTCTGAGAGTGACGCGGACCCAAGAAAAGCTGTGTGGGATTGAATTCTTCCCAGTGCGAGGTCATCACTCAGAATTCTCAACTCACGGATAGTCAAAATGGCCTCCGTTTTGCGAAAGCTGGTCAAACGCGAGTCACGGAGTGGAAATGGTACTGACAAGAATGGATGCAAGGCCAAGGGAGACGGTGATCGcaagaaagataaaaaagatgACGATTTTAGTAATCAAATTCAAAACGGTGATGAAACAAGACAACTGAATACCTCACATCCGGCGGGGAATGGCCTCAAAAACAGTGAAGTCTGCGAAATGTCTTCGTCACACGCACAGAGGGTTAGATCAAAACGACTATTGAAGGAGTTTCACGATGTTACTGTACGTTGCGATAGCAAATTGTTTTCAGCAGAACTAGTGGAGGATAATTTATTTGAGTGGAATGTGAAATTGTACAAAATCGACACGGATAGTTTGCTCTACAGAGACATGCTTGAAACGGGTACCAAGTTCATTTTATTGAACATTACCTTCCCTGACAACTTCCCATTTGCCCCACCATTTATGCGAGTGACAGCCCCACGGATTGAAGGTGGTTTTGTGCTGGACGGTGGGGCTATTTGCATGGAACTTTTAACACCCAAAGGATGGAGCAGTGCCTACACTGTCGAGGCTATTGTATTACAATTTTCTGCGGCTGTTGTAAAGGGCCAAGGGCGAATCGATAAATCCAAGAAAAAAGCTTTCTCTAAGAAAGAGGCAGAATCTGCTTATAAAAGATTAGTTAAAACTCATGAGAAATATGGATGGGTTACACCGCCAAAATCTGAGGGTTAATGGTAGGTAGGAAACGTTGTTAGTAATCAATTCTAAGCCAATTTTCATAATTTAGGGGACTCGTGTTCATCCACGGATTATTATTGAAAACAGTCTGTTCGCGTTTACAAAATTTGCGCCCTCTTGGGTATAGTTTGGACTGATTTTTTCGGCAAAGGGTTTTATTAAACTTTTTATGTGAAAGGTGGGGATATATAATTTCTCACTTTTGTTTGTCTTGtttggttgatatttttgaGCTGATTTAATATTTTATCTGAGTAACTTGCATACACTTACACTTTGTTTGGGTACACTGCTCAAAATCTTTGCAACAACTGGAAGGGGATCAAGATTGCTATTAGAGGATTTTGCAGTGTTAAGTCGTTCTCTATTTATGTG
The Montipora capricornis isolate CH-2021 chromosome 10, ASM3666992v2, whole genome shotgun sequence genome window above contains:
- the LOC138022418 gene encoding ubiquitin-conjugating enzyme E2Q-like protein 1, producing the protein MASVLRKLVKRESRSGNGTDKNGCKAKGDGDRKKDKKDDDFSNQIQNGDETRQLNTSHPAGNGLKNSEVCEMSSSHAQRVRSKRLLKEFHDVTVRCDSKLFSAELVEDNLFEWNVKLYKIDTDSLLYRDMLETGTKFILLNITFPDNFPFAPPFMRVTAPRIEGGFVLDGGAICMELLTPKGWSSAYTVEAIVLQFSAAVVKGQGRIDKSKKKAFSKKEAESAYKRLVKTHEKYGWVTPPKSEG